Sequence from the Flavobacterium sp. TR2 genome:
CTAGTACCGAACAAAACATTGAATTTCAATGATTTAAAAGTCAATAGTAATTATTAAACTAATAAAATCTACTATGAGAACAAAATTATTTTTCTTCGTCATTCTGTTAGTTACATATTCAGGGTATTCACAGCAAGATGCGCAGTACACACAGTATATGTACAACACAATAAATATAAATCCTGCCTATGCAGGTTCTCGTGGAGTATTTAGTGTTTTTGGTCTATATCGTACCCAATGGGTTGGTCTCGATGGAGCACCAGAAACAAGTTCTTTCTCAATTAATACGCCATTAAATAATAGCAGACTAGGAATAGGTGCTTCGTTAGTTAATGACAAAATTGGTCCTACAAATGAAAATAACATTTCTGTCGATCTTTCGTACACCATTCAGACCTCAGCAGATTTTAAACTTTCATTTGGTATCAAAGGAACTGCAAATATCTTCAATTTAGATGTGAGCAAATTAAATCCTGGAGATCAGGGAGATCCTCAATTTCAAGATTTAAGCAACAAATTTACCCCTAATGTCGGAGCCGGAGTCTACTGGCACTCTGACAAAGCCTATATTGGTTTATCTGTTCCAAACTTTATTGAAACCAACCGTTATGATGACAATGACGTGGCGATTTACAAAGACAAAATCAATTTTTACTTAATGGGGGGTTATGTATTCAATCTCGACAAATATGAATATGTGAAATTTAAACCAGCTATTTTAACCAAAATGGTTGAGGGTGCACCGCTGCAGGTAGATGTTTCTGCCAATTTTATGTTCTACGATAAATTTATGGCTGGTGTAGCTTACAGATGGAGCGCTTCATTAAGTGCTATGGTCGGATTTCAGATCACAGACGGACTTTATTTAGGTTATGGATATGACAGAGAAACCACACACTTAAATAATTATAACTCAGGCTCACACGAAATTTTCCTTCGCTATGAATTCTTCTCAAACAAAGGCAAAATGACAACTCCTCGTTTCTTCTAAATTAAGGTATCATGAAAAACTATACACTACTTTTAATTACAATTATAGGTGCTTTTTCATTTAGCAGTTATGCACAGCAGTCCAAAATAAATAATGCAGACAAAAAATATGACGGCTACGCTTATATAGATGCCATAAAAACCTATGAAAAAGTTGCTGCCAAAGGCTACAAATCTGAAGATATGTTTAAAAAGCTGGGAAACGCCTATTACTTCAATTCAGATTTTCAGAATGCTGCAAAATGGTATGGCGAATTATTTGCAATGAACACCAACGTAGAACCGGAATACTATTTTAGATACGCACAATCTCTAAAATCTACTGGAGATACCGACAAAGCAAATAAGCTTCTGGAAGAATTTAATGCCGTGTCAAAAAATGACAGCAGAGGAAAACTTTACAAAGAAGATGCAAACTATCTCGATCAGATTAAAGCAAACTCTGGGAGGTACAAGATAGATAATGCGGGCATCAACAGCAAGTACTCAGATTATGGATCGTTTGTATACAACAACAAAATTTATTTCGCATCTGCACGAGATACAGGAAACTTTACGCAACGCAAGCACAAATGGACAGGAGAATATTTCACCAATATTTATAATGCCGATCTGGATCCTTCAACAGGAAACGCATCGAAGGTAAATAAATTTAAATCTGCCATTAACACCAAATTCCATGAAGCTTCTCCAGTTTTTACAAAAGACGGAAAAACAGTTTATTTTACCAGAAATAACTATATCGACGGAAAAAAAGGAAAAGACGATAATAAGATCACTTTAATCAAGCTATACAAAGCAGAGCTGGGAGCTGACGGAAAATGGACCAACATTGCAGAACTTCCTTTCAACAGCGACAATTACAGCACGGCGCATCCGGCGCTGAGCCCCGATGAAAAAACGCTGTATTTTGCTTCTGATATGCCGGGAACTATAGGACAGTCAGATTTATATAAAGTCAGCATAAATCCAAACGGAGGATACGGAACACCTGAGAATCTCGGAAATACTATTAATACAGAAGGAAAAGAAACCTATCCGTATCTGACCAGCGAAAACGAGATTTATTTTGCATCTGACGGGCATCCTGGACTTGGAGGTTTAGATGTTTTTGTTGCCAATATTGACAATAACGGAAAAATCAGCAATATCCAGAATGTGGGAGCAGACGTCAATTCTCCGAAAGATGATTTTGCCTACATCATCGATCCCGAAACAAGAAGAGGCTTTTTCACTTCCAATAAGGACGGCGGGCAAGGTTCAGATGATATCTACACATTCTTGGAAACTAGAAGATTGAAATGCATTCAGGAACTGTACGGCACCATTACAGATGCCGACACGGGTGTCGCGCTTCCGGGAGCCAAAGTTACGCTGTATGACAGCCAAATGAATCTTAAAAATTCTGCTGTTGCCGATGCGTCTGGCAATTACAGCTTCTCTGTAGAATGCGGAAAAACCTATTATGTAAGAGCTGAAAAGCCAGATTATACCACAAAAGAGCTAAGCGTCACTATCGACAAAACAAGCGGAAAAACCAGTCTTCCGATTGCTTTGGAAAAATCAACCTGCAAAGTTACTGTGGGCGATGACTTAGGAAAATGCTTCGGAATTAAAATGATCTACTTCGATCTGGATAAGTCGAACATCAGAACCGAAGCGGCGCTAGATCTAGAAAAAATACTGGCCGTCATGAATGACTAT
This genomic interval carries:
- a CDS encoding type IX secretion system membrane protein PorP/SprF — its product is MRTKLFFFVILLVTYSGYSQQDAQYTQYMYNTININPAYAGSRGVFSVFGLYRTQWVGLDGAPETSSFSINTPLNNSRLGIGASLVNDKIGPTNENNISVDLSYTIQTSADFKLSFGIKGTANIFNLDVSKLNPGDQGDPQFQDLSNKFTPNVGAGVYWHSDKAYIGLSVPNFIETNRYDDNDVAIYKDKINFYLMGGYVFNLDKYEYVKFKPAILTKMVEGAPLQVDVSANFMFYDKFMAGVAYRWSASLSAMVGFQITDGLYLGYGYDRETTHLNNYNSGSHEIFLRYEFFSNKGKMTTPRFF
- a CDS encoding OmpA family protein encodes the protein MKNYTLLLITIIGAFSFSSYAQQSKINNADKKYDGYAYIDAIKTYEKVAAKGYKSEDMFKKLGNAYYFNSDFQNAAKWYGELFAMNTNVEPEYYFRYAQSLKSTGDTDKANKLLEEFNAVSKNDSRGKLYKEDANYLDQIKANSGRYKIDNAGINSKYSDYGSFVYNNKIYFASARDTGNFTQRKHKWTGEYFTNIYNADLDPSTGNASKVNKFKSAINTKFHEASPVFTKDGKTVYFTRNNYIDGKKGKDDNKITLIKLYKAELGADGKWTNIAELPFNSDNYSTAHPALSPDEKTLYFASDMPGTIGQSDLYKVSINPNGGYGTPENLGNTINTEGKETYPYLTSENEIYFASDGHPGLGGLDVFVANIDNNGKISNIQNVGADVNSPKDDFAYIIDPETRRGFFTSNKDGGQGSDDIYTFLETRRLKCIQELYGTITDADTGVALPGAKVTLYDSQMNLKNSAVADASGNYSFSVECGKTYYVRAEKPDYTTKELSVTIDKTSGKTSLPIALEKSTCKVTVGDDLGKCFGIKMIYFDLDKSNIRTEAALDLEKILAVMNDYPTMKLDIRSHTDSRASNQYNEALSDRRAKSTIQWLVKNGIAPNRLTGRGYGETELVNKCSDGVPCTEEEHQANRRSEFIITAL